The segment GGCGATATGGCTGCGCACGGTGCGGATATCGACCCGCCGGCCGTCAAAAAAAACCTCGCCGGAGCTGGTTACCGCCACCAGGATATTACTGTTGTGTCCGGCGCCGGCGGTGGTCGCCGTCGGGCGCTCGACCTCGACCCCGGTTTCGCGCACGAAACTGGTGGTCACCATAAAAAAGATCAGCAACAGAAAAACCAGATCAATCAGCGGCGAAATATTGATTTCGGCGGGGCCGCGGCTGCGTCTGAAACTTTGTCGGACATTGATCATAATCTAAACCAACCGTTTTAAGGTGATAATGGATTCCTGCAGACGCTGTCGCAGCCGTCTAGCTTTAAGCGCCAGCAGGGCCGCCGCGAAGATGCCGGGGATGGCGACCAGAAGGCCGCTTTGGGTGGTGATCAGGGCTTCGGAGATCCCGCCGGCCAGAGCCCGGGCGTTGCCGGTACCGAACAATGCGATGACGTCAAAAGTGGTGATCATGCCGGTCACCGTGCCCAGAAGCCCAAGCAGCGGCGAGACCGCGGCCAGAACGCCGATGCCGGCGATATGCCGGTCGATACCCACCTGCAACTTAAACCGGCATTCGTCCAGCAGGCGGCGGTTGAGATTACGGTCGGAGCTCAGGTTGGCCTGCAGGAAATAAATAATCCGCCGGCGCAGCCCCAGCCCCGCTGCCGTCGGTTCACCCTGGCGCTGACGCCGGACCAATTCGGCCAGATCCAGATCTCGAAACTCCAGCCGGAAAAAGGTGTAGATCCGTTCCGCGATCAGGGTCCACATGAGCAGGGAAACCAGCAGCAACGGATACATAACCGCGCCCCCGCCCTGAAAATAGGCCGTCAACTCGCCCCAGGGACCGTCCTGACCACACAGACAGACCAATCGTTCAAACAGGGCAATCACGACACCGCTCCCCGGCGCAACGATAAATGATATTGATCAGAGTCACCGATTTTTCCTCCATGTCGCCGACGATATGCTCTACCCGCCGGTCCAGGAAGGTATGCACCAACATGATGGGAATCGCGACGATCAAACCCAGCATGGTGGTGACTAGGGCCACCGAAATGCCACCGGACATCAGACGCGGGTCGCCGGTGCCGTGAATATTGATGACCTCAAAGGTGCCGATCATGCCGGTCACCGTGCCCAGCAGTCCGAGCAGCGGCGCCACGGCCCCCATGACATTGAGCAGCGGCAGGGCCCTTTCCAGACGCGGCAGTTCTTTAAGAATCGCCTCCTGCAAAACGCTTTCAAGAACCTCCCGGCCCTCGTGACGAGCCGTAAGACCAGCCCGGACCACATTATAGACCGGGGTCTTCCGACCTTCGATCAGGCGGCGGCAACCGTCCCAATCGCCGCTCGCGGCCCGGCGGTTCACCTCGTTCATGGTCCGGTCGGTGTTATCATGAACCCGTTTGAGAAAAACGACCCGTTCCAGACTGATAAAAATAGCGGCCACGGCCAGCAACAGAATCGGCCAGACCAGAACGCCGCCCTCCTGCACCCGTTCAATCACCCCTTTTTGTCGGGCCAATTGTTGCAGGGCGGCCCCGTTGGCCAGATCCAGGGGAAGCCTTTCCTCTTCGCCGTTCAGATATTTCCGCAGAATCCGCTGTTGCCCCCGGGGCAGGTCGAGATCAAGCAGGCTCAAACTGCGCTTGGCGGGATTATAGTCCAGCAGCCGGGGAATCTCGGCGGCCAGCCGGACGATGACAAAGGGTCCGGCCAGCAGGACCCGGCCCCGCTCGGCGCTGCCGTCCCCGGCAAAAAAGTCAGCCTCGGCGAGGTTAACCTGAGCACCATACTCCATTTCGGTTTCAAAAAGTTCGACCATCACCTCCAGGTCGTCAAGACCGGGGAAATGATTGGCGTCCAGAATCCGGTTGAGGCGCTCCGGTCGGTCCGGTTCCAGAGCCGTAAAGGGCGAGGCGATCAGAATCTCCTGCAACTGTTTGGCGCTGATTCTCACCGACGCGGTCAGGTTGGTCATCAGCTCATCGTCGGCGATCTGTTCCGCTTGCAACCGCTCGACCTCGCGCTGTTTGGCGGACAGGCACTGCTGTTGTTCGGTGATCCGCCTTTCCAGTTGGGCGACCTCGGTCCGCAACCGGGCCTGCGTTTGTTTTAAATCCTCTTTGCGTAAACGAATACGCTGACTCTGCTCCGCCTTTTGCCGGGCGCTCTCCGCTTTCCTTTCCGCCACCTGACGGTAGACGGACCGCAGATCGGCGGCGCGGGCCGCCGGCGCCGCCGGCAGGCAACTCAGTAAAATAATCAAGGAATAAGCGATCAGTTTTCTGTTCATGGTTTGACAATCCTTCCAATCGGCAGACTCACCAACTCGGCCGCCGTTTCCCGACGGACAATGGCCATGGCCCGTGAAATATCGGCGACATTCTCGACCGGCAGCAAGCGGAAACCACCCAACCCCGGATCATAGACACCCGCCGACTTTTGATCCAGGGTCCGGAAAAACAGAGCCAGTCGGCCGATACGCAGAAGATCCACTTGCCGCTGCCGCCCATCCAGAACAATCTCCTCGCGATAGACCTCGTTACTAAAACCATATTCGGTCTCCACCAGCAAGGCTTCGAAAACCCGGCGAAACTGTTCATGCGGCGGCGTATAAGAGTCACTCAGCACGACATCAAGATCGTCGAACCGTTTCCGTCTTTCCCCGGACAAAAAGGGCGTGCCCTGAGCCTTTCTTTCAGCCAGACGCTGGCAGACCGGCCGCAGCCAGTCCAACAAACCATCACGCAATTTCTGACTCTCCACAAGACGGCGCTGACCGGCGACAAGCCGTTGCTCCTCCGTCTTCAGCGCCAGTTCCAGACTCTCGGACCGCCGCCGCAACTCCGCCTGCCGGCGCTCAAGACCTGCAATCTCCTTGCCAAGCTCTCTTTCCTCCCGACTCCACTCTTCGGCTTCCTTTTGCGCCGCTTGCTGGTTGTTCAAGGTTTCACCGGCCATGCCGACCAAAGACGGCTCGGCGCCGGCCGCTCCCGCCAGCGCCAACCAGCCCAGCAGCAACAAGCATCCCCATATCCGGAAAATCAATTTCACCTCCTGAATCCACTCACGGCCCAATCCGGCCCTTAGTCCCGCAACCCTGCTGCCGTCTGGCAACGCCCGCAAACAAATACCCTTCTCAGAGCATTTTTCTATTCCGCGAACAAACAGCCCGCAAGCTCACCGATAACGTCAACAGCCAAGATCGCCGGCAGTACGAGCTTGGCTGTTGACGACCACATCCGCGGCTACAAGTTTAACGACACGCAATTACTTAGACCAAGCTAACTAATTAGTCAACAAAAAAAACTATTACCCGTGCCTTACAGATTATTTTCTTGTTTTTTTCAACCTTTTACTACAACAAAAACCAGAAAATGTTCTGATCAGAGCACTTTTAGTTGTGATACTCTAAAATTGCCGAGATAGGCATAAGTAACGGGATCGAAATTGGGAAACTGCATGCCATAGGGACCCTGTTCATGCTCCTCGATATCGAAATACAAGCCAAAAACCCAGCGCAGACCCTCGGTCCGATTGCTCGACAGCCGCAGTTTCTGGGTCCAGGTGTCGGTTTTACTATCGTTGAACTGAATGAGTCCGTCGAAAACGGGATTTTCGCCGAAATCGGCATCATAGTCCCCCCGGGTGTCGAGAACCCGGTGTCGTCGTCGAGGTCAGCGTGGCCCGGCCAAAGGCATAACTCATGACGAGGCTCTGAGTGCTGCTCTCAACGTCCTGAAACGTATCCTCATCGTAGCGGACATGCTCGGCATCATCCCGCTCGAAGTCAGTGACCCGCGACCCGCCGGGCAGACCGTAACCATGATCCCAGTGGTCTTTGCTATAATCGTTTGCAACCGTCAGTCGGGCCTCAAATCTGTCCGTCGGCTTGCAGAGCAGATAAACCCCGATCTTGGAGTCCGTCTCCCGGTCGGCATCCTCATCCCCGCCCGGATAATCGTTTTCTATCCAGCCGTCGCTTTGCTGATAGAAACCATTCACTCCGAGAAACAGCCTGTCCTTCACTATCGGTCCGCTGAGATTCAAGGACCCCGATAAGGTGTTGAAACTGCCGTAGTCGATATTGAAGGCTCCCTGCCAGGTATCGCCCGGATCCTGGGTCACGATGTTGATGACCGCGCCGATGGCATCCTTGCCGTACAGGGTGCCCTGGGAGCCACGCAAGACCTCGATCCGCTCCACATTAACCAGCGAAGCGTCAAAGCCGAAAGCGTGACTGTAAGGCACGCCGTCGATATAGATCACCACCGGATTATTGCTGGTGAATATGGAGGTGTTCAGCCCCCGGGAATTAATCGCATTACCGCGATTGGAACTATCGCCTCATGTTAGGAATCTCCCGAATGACATCGGGAATGTCCTTGATT is part of the Pseudomonadota bacterium genome and harbors:
- a CDS encoding biopolymer transporter ExbD; this encodes MINVRQSFRRSRGPAEINISPLIDLVFLLLIFFMVTTSFVRETGVEVERPTATTAGAGHNSNILVAVTSSGEVFFDGRRVDIRTVRSHIARAIAENPGGEVIVVGDRESHTGVIVQVMDQCRLAGAVRVSLAATEASGGH
- a CDS encoding MotA/TolQ/ExbB proton channel family protein, which codes for MYPLLLVSLLMWTLIAERIYTFFRLEFRDLDLAELVRRQRQGEPTAAGLGLRRRIIYFLQANLSSDRNLNRRLLDECRFKLQVGIDRHIAGIGVLAAVSPLLGLLGTVTGMITTFDVIALFGTGNARALAGGISEALITTQSGLLVAIPGIFAAALLALKARRLRQRLQESIITLKRLV
- a CDS encoding DUF3450 family protein, whose translation is MNRKLIAYSLIILLSCLPAAPAARAADLRSVYRQVAERKAESARQKAEQSQRIRLRKEDLKQTQARLRTEVAQLERRITEQQQCLSAKQREVERLQAEQIADDELMTNLTASVRISAKQLQEILIASPFTALEPDRPERLNRILDANHFPGLDDLEVMVELFETEMEYGAQVNLAEADFFAGDGSAERGRVLLAGPFVIVRLAAEIPRLLDYNPAKRSLSLLDLDLPRGQQRILRKYLNGEEERLPLDLANGAALQQLARQKGVIERVQEGGVLVWPILLLAVAAIFISLERVVFLKRVHDNTDRTMNEVNRRAASGDWDGCRRLIEGRKTPVYNVVRAGLTARHEGREVLESVLQEAILKELPRLERALPLLNVMGAVAPLLGLLGTVTGMIGTFEVINIHGTGDPRLMSGGISVALVTTMLGLIVAIPIMLVHTFLDRRVEHIVGDMEEKSVTLINIIYRCAGERCRDCPV
- a CDS encoding DUF3450 domain-containing protein; this encodes MFVRGIEKCSEKGICLRALPDGSRVAGLRAGLGREWIQEVKLIFRIWGCLLLLGWLALAGAAGAEPSLVGMAGETLNNQQAAQKEAEEWSREERELGKEIAGLERRQAELRRRSESLELALKTEEQRLVAGQRRLVESQKLRDGLLDWLRPVCQRLAERKAQGTPFLSGERRKRFDDLDVVLSDSYTPPHEQFRRVFEALLVETEYGFSNEVYREEIVLDGRQRQVDLLRIGRLALFFRTLDQKSAGVYDPGLGGFRLLPVENVADISRAMAIVRRETAAELVSLPIGRIVKP